In a single window of the Elaeis guineensis isolate ETL-2024a chromosome 6, EG11, whole genome shotgun sequence genome:
- the LOC105047233 gene encoding LOW QUALITY PROTEIN: probable 3-hydroxyisobutyrate dehydrogenase-like 3, mitochondrial (The sequence of the model RefSeq protein was modified relative to this genomic sequence to represent the inferred CDS: inserted 2 bases in 2 codons), with amino-acid sequence MESEGYPTPIRPGLTRVGWIGTGVMGAAMAGRIQSAGYALTVYARTPSKAAHLARFGARIVSSPADAARSSDVVFTMVGHPSDVRSTVLDPTSGVLSTLPVGGVLVDTTSSDPALAREIAAAARSKGCWAIDAPVSGGDVGAREGRLAIFAGGDEKVIEWLSPVFEIMGKATRMGEAGSGQSSKIANQIVVAANLLGLSEALVFAEEARLGKRTFLEALRXGAAASSVMRXFGERMIDRDFTAGGFVEYMVKDLGMGLGRGEVEEDGERVVLPGAALCQQLCLGMVAGGDGKMGIQGLVTAIERINGKKG; translated from the exons ATGGAGAGCGAAGGTTATCCGACACCGATTCGGCCCGGTCTGACTCGGGTTGGCTGGATCGGAACCGGGGTCATGGGCGCCGCCATGGCCGGCCGGATCCAGTCCGCCGGCTACGCTCTCACCGtctacgcccggactccttccAAGGCCGCCCACCTCGCCCGGTTCGGCGCCCGGATCGTCTCCTCCCCGGCCGACGCCGCCCGGTCCAGCGACGTCGTCTTCACCATGGTCGGCCACCCCTCCGACGTCCGCTCCACCGTCCTCGACCCCACCTCCGGCGTCCTCTCCACCCTACCGGTCGGTGGCGTCCTCGTCGACACCACCAGCAGCGACCCGGCCCTCGCGCGCGAGATCGCGGCGGCGGCCCGGTCCAAGGGCTGCTGGGCCATCGACGCGCCCGTCTCCGGCGGGGACGTCGGAGCCCGGGAGGGCAGACTCGCGATCTTCGCCGGAGGCGACGAGAAGGTGATCGAGTGGCTCTCGCCGGTGTTCGAGATCATGGGAAAGGCGACGCGGATGGGGGAGGCCGGGAGTGGGCAGAGCAGCAAGATAGCCAACCAGATCGTCGTGGCGGCGAATCTTCTTGGGCTGAGCGAGGCGTTGGTGTTCGCCGAGGAGGCGAGGCTGGGGAAGAGAACTTTCTTGGAGGCGTTGA GCGGGGCGGCGGCGTCTAGCGTGATGA TCTTTGGGGAGAGGATGATCGATAGGGACTTCACGGCTGGGGGGTTTGTGGAGTATATGGTGAAGGATTTGGGGATGGGGTTGGGACGAGGTGAGGTGGAGGAAGACGGGGAGAGGGTGGTGTTGCCGGGGGCGGCGCTGTGCCAGCAGTTGTGCCTGGGGATGGTGGCTGGTGGAGATGGGAAGATGGGGATTCAAGGACTTGTTACTGCCATTGAGAGGATCAATGGGAAGAAGGGTTAG